From one bacterium genomic stretch:
- the rpsL gene encoding 30S ribosomal protein S12: MPTLNQLVRKGRKEIKPKSKSPALQGCPQRKGVCTRVYTQTPKKPNSALRKIARVRLTNGIEVTAYIGGEGHNLQEHSIVLVRGGRVKDLPGVRYHIVRGTQDASSVDARRQARSKYGAKRPR, translated from the coding sequence TTGCCGACTCTGAATCAGCTTGTGCGCAAGGGCCGCAAGGAGATCAAACCCAAGAGCAAGAGCCCGGCCCTGCAGGGATGCCCGCAGCGCAAGGGAGTTTGCACGCGCGTCTACACCCAGACGCCCAAGAAGCCCAACTCGGCGCTGCGCAAGATCGCCCGCGTGCGGCTGACCAACGGGATAGAGGTCACGGCCTACATCGGCGGCGAGGGGCACAACCTGCAGGAGCACAGCATCGTGCTGGTGCGCGGAGGCCGCGTGAAGGATCTCCCCGGCGTGCGGTATCACATCGTGCGCGGAACGCAGGACGCCTCGAGCGTGGATGCCCGTCGCCAGGCCCGTTCCAAGTACGGAGCCAAGCGTCCGAGGTAA
- the rpsG gene encoding 30S ribosomal protein S7, which translates to MARRRRPERRPITPDHRFGDHVVTKFINYVMHDGKRSVSERMIYDAFDIIKEKTGQEGIEVFRTALNNVKPSLEVKSRRIGGATYQVPVEVRPERRQMLAMHWVIGFARQRPEHTFAERLAAELVLASKNDGPSIKKREDTHRMADANKAFAHCRW; encoded by the coding sequence ATGGCCAGGCGGAGACGACCCGAAAGGCGACCGATCACCCCCGACCACCGCTTCGGCGATCACGTGGTGACGAAGTTCATCAACTACGTCATGCACGACGGCAAGCGTAGCGTGTCGGAGCGGATGATCTACGACGCTTTCGATATCATCAAGGAGAAGACGGGGCAGGAGGGCATCGAGGTTTTCCGCACCGCCCTGAACAACGTCAAGCCCAGCCTCGAGGTCAAGTCCCGACGCATCGGCGGCGCCACCTACCAGGTGCCCGTCGAGGTGCGTCCGGAGCGTCGACAGATGCTCGCCATGCATTGGGTCATAGGATTCGCCCGGCAGCGTCCGGAGCATACTTTCGCCGAGAGGCTGGCTGCCGAACTGGTTCTGGCCAGCAAGAACGATGGACCGTCTATCAAGAAGCGCGAAGACACACACCGTATGGCTGATGCGAACAAGGCGTTCGCCCACTGCCGTTGGTAA
- the rpoC gene encoding DNA-directed RNA polymerase subunit beta': MLGLKTSDDPKRTIEHNSIVIQLASPDTIRDWSYGEVTKPETINYRTFKPEKDGLFCERIFGPVKDWECNCGKYKRIRFRGIVCDKCGVEVTQSKVRRERLGHIELAVPIAHIWFFKGLPSRIGHMLNMKLKDLERVLYYESYVVMNPGNTDLQQGDIVSEEEWWDLKEEHPDWESELEMGAEAIRTLLSALHLNDLSQELRTQAKTETSVQRKKAVLKRLKIVEAFRQSNNRPEWMILDCLPVLPPDLRPLVPLDGGRFATSDLNDLYRRVINRNNRLKKLIEIKAPGVILRNEKRMLQEAVDALFDNGRRSRAVKGQGNRPLKSLSDMLKGKKGRFRQNLLGKRVDYSGRSVIVVGPELKLYQCGLPKTMALELFKPFIIRKLEEEGYVQTVKSAKKLVEQERPEVWDILEEIIKDHPVLLNRAPTLHRLGIQAFEPVLVEGKAIRIHPLVCTAFNADFDGDQMAVHVPLGYEAQLEARLLMLSPNNILSPASGSPIATPSQDMVLGCYYLTLERPGAKGEGKVFADPADAEAAFRAGLVDKHALVKVRFTDQDSGARELRETTVGRLLFNQIMPEGLPYANQPYNKKALAKLVGVVHTKHGTTGCMQFLDRLKELGFHHATEAGITIGIDDILIPAEKQKIIAAAQKKVDEIVTQHRKGIITNRERYNKVIDLWTQVSDEVRDRMFDNLSHDDQGFNPVYMMNASGARGSADQIKQLAGMRGLMAKPQKKVTGGFGEIIEQPILSNFREGLSVLEYFISTHGARKGLADTALKTADAGYLTRRLVDVSQDIVITEHDCGTLMGLEIAALKEGEKTIEPLRDRIIGRTAAEDVIDEKGDFICEAGEIIDGDLAENIEEAGVETLKIRSILTCRSKRGVCALCYGYNLAEDQLVDIGEPVGVMAAQSIGEPGTQLTLRTFHIGGTASRIAEQNVKSAAANGKVVFNNCELVTDNDGGRVAISRKGEINLVLDSGITRSHMNLPYGARLLVKDNQKVKQGDPIFEWDPYSDFILSEKVGLVQYADIIDGVSLSVELDEKTRMKQPVIKESADKSLHPAIRIVSAKTGRKLAEYILPTGAFLLTDDGKEVRVGDKLVKIPREVSQTGDITGGLPRVAELFEARKPRDAAVVTEIDGVVQFMGTTRGLRRLMIQGDGGQEKEYLIPHGKHIRTYEGERVIAGDRLTEGPINPMDILAVKGVKEVQSYLVNAIQEVYRLQGVKINDKHIEVVVSRMLQKVLIKSSGDTEYLEDMQVPRQEIEDANAEIVLRNKELRKKGEPLLEPATSEPLLLGITKASLSTDSFISAASFQETTRVLTDAATRSKRDELRSLKENVIMGHLISAGTGLSKYKSLAVEDPDLDSEDIRIQEAYAAMELAAQQAELAGEEADGEASEIAAG; encoded by the coding sequence CCGCGACTGGAGCTACGGCGAGGTCACCAAGCCGGAGACGATCAACTACCGGACCTTCAAGCCCGAAAAGGACGGACTCTTCTGCGAGCGCATCTTCGGGCCCGTGAAGGACTGGGAGTGCAACTGCGGCAAGTACAAACGCATACGATTCCGCGGCATCGTCTGCGACAAGTGCGGCGTCGAGGTGACCCAGAGCAAGGTACGACGCGAGCGGCTCGGCCACATCGAGCTGGCCGTGCCCATAGCGCACATCTGGTTCTTCAAGGGCCTGCCGAGCCGCATCGGGCACATGCTCAACATGAAGCTCAAGGATCTCGAGCGCGTACTCTACTACGAGTCCTACGTGGTCATGAACCCGGGCAACACCGACCTTCAGCAGGGCGACATCGTCAGCGAGGAGGAGTGGTGGGATCTCAAGGAGGAGCACCCCGATTGGGAGTCCGAGCTGGAGATGGGCGCCGAAGCGATCCGCACGCTCCTGAGCGCCCTCCACCTGAACGACCTCAGCCAGGAGCTGCGCACCCAGGCCAAGACCGAGACCTCGGTCCAGCGCAAGAAGGCCGTGCTCAAGCGACTGAAGATCGTCGAGGCCTTCCGCCAGTCGAACAACCGACCCGAGTGGATGATCCTCGACTGCCTGCCGGTGCTGCCTCCCGACCTGCGCCCGCTGGTCCCCCTGGACGGCGGCCGCTTCGCCACCAGCGACCTGAACGACCTCTACCGCCGCGTCATCAACCGCAACAACCGGCTCAAGAAGCTGATCGAGATCAAGGCCCCCGGCGTCATCCTGCGCAACGAGAAGCGGATGCTGCAGGAGGCCGTGGACGCCCTGTTCGACAACGGCCGCCGCTCGCGCGCCGTGAAGGGGCAGGGCAACCGGCCCCTGAAATCCCTGAGCGACATGCTCAAGGGCAAGAAGGGCCGCTTCCGCCAGAACCTGCTGGGCAAGCGCGTGGACTACTCCGGCCGATCGGTCATCGTGGTCGGTCCCGAGCTGAAGCTCTACCAGTGCGGTCTGCCCAAGACCATGGCGCTGGAGTTGTTCAAGCCCTTCATCATCCGCAAGCTGGAAGAGGAGGGGTACGTCCAGACCGTCAAGAGCGCCAAGAAGCTCGTGGAGCAGGAGCGCCCGGAAGTCTGGGACATCCTCGAGGAGATCATCAAGGACCACCCGGTGCTGCTTAACCGCGCGCCGACCCTGCACCGCCTGGGCATCCAGGCCTTCGAGCCGGTGCTCGTGGAAGGCAAGGCCATCCGCATCCACCCGCTGGTCTGCACCGCCTTCAACGCGGACTTCGACGGCGACCAGATGGCCGTGCACGTCCCTCTGGGCTACGAGGCCCAGCTCGAGGCGCGCCTGCTCATGCTTTCGCCCAACAACATCCTGTCGCCCGCCAGCGGTTCGCCGATCGCCACGCCCTCGCAGGACATGGTGCTGGGATGCTACTACCTCACCCTCGAACGCCCCGGCGCCAAGGGCGAGGGCAAGGTCTTCGCCGATCCGGCCGATGCCGAGGCCGCCTTCCGCGCCGGCCTGGTGGACAAGCACGCCCTGGTCAAGGTGCGCTTCACGGACCAGGATAGCGGTGCGCGGGAACTGCGCGAGACCACCGTCGGGAGGCTGCTCTTCAACCAGATCATGCCCGAGGGCCTGCCTTACGCCAACCAGCCCTACAACAAGAAGGCCCTGGCCAAGCTCGTGGGAGTGGTGCACACCAAGCACGGCACCACGGGCTGCATGCAGTTCCTGGACCGGCTCAAGGAGCTGGGCTTCCATCACGCCACCGAAGCCGGCATCACCATCGGCATCGACGACATCCTGATACCGGCGGAGAAGCAGAAGATCATCGCCGCGGCCCAGAAGAAGGTCGATGAGATCGTCACCCAGCATCGCAAGGGCATCATCACCAACCGAGAGCGCTACAACAAGGTGATCGACCTCTGGACCCAGGTGTCGGACGAGGTGCGCGACCGCATGTTCGACAATCTCTCCCACGACGATCAGGGCTTCAACCCCGTGTACATGATGAACGCCTCGGGCGCCCGGGGCTCCGCCGACCAGATCAAGCAGCTGGCGGGCATGCGTGGCCTGATGGCCAAGCCCCAGAAGAAGGTCACCGGCGGTTTCGGCGAGATCATCGAGCAGCCGATCCTCTCCAACTTCCGCGAGGGCCTGTCCGTGCTCGAGTACTTCATCTCGACGCACGGCGCGCGCAAGGGTCTGGCTGATACGGCGCTGAAGACGGCGGACGCCGGTTACCTGACGCGCCGCCTGGTCGACGTGTCCCAGGACATCGTGATCACGGAACACGACTGTGGCACCCTGATGGGTCTCGAGATCGCCGCCCTGAAGGAGGGCGAGAAGACCATCGAGCCCCTGCGCGACCGCATCATCGGCCGGACGGCCGCGGAGGACGTCATAGACGAGAAGGGGGATTTCATCTGCGAGGCGGGTGAGATCATCGATGGCGATCTGGCCGAGAACATCGAGGAGGCCGGCGTCGAGACCCTCAAGATCCGCTCGATCCTCACCTGCCGCTCCAAGCGCGGTGTCTGCGCCCTCTGCTACGGCTACAACCTGGCCGAGGATCAGCTGGTGGATATCGGGGAACCGGTCGGCGTGATGGCCGCCCAGTCGATCGGCGAGCCCGGCACACAGCTGACGCTGCGGACGTTCCATATCGGCGGCACGGCGAGCCGCATCGCCGAACAGAACGTCAAGTCGGCGGCCGCCAACGGCAAGGTGGTCTTCAACAACTGCGAACTTGTCACCGACAACGATGGCGGCCGCGTGGCGATCAGCCGCAAGGGCGAGATCAACCTGGTGCTCGATTCGGGCATCACGCGCAGCCACATGAACCTGCCCTACGGCGCCCGGCTGCTGGTCAAGGACAACCAGAAGGTCAAGCAGGGCGATCCCATCTTCGAGTGGGACCCCTACTCCGATTTCATCCTGTCGGAGAAGGTCGGCCTGGTGCAGTACGCGGACATCATCGACGGCGTCTCGCTGTCCGTGGAGCTCGACGAGAAGACTCGGATGAAGCAGCCGGTGATCAAGGAGTCCGCGGACAAATCCCTCCATCCGGCGATCCGCATCGTCTCGGCCAAGACCGGCCGGAAGCTGGCCGAGTACATCCTGCCCACCGGCGCCTTCCTGCTCACCGACGACGGCAAGGAGGTGCGCGTAGGCGACAAGCTGGTCAAGATTCCCCGCGAAGTCTCGCAGACCGGCGACATCACGGGCGGCCTGCCGCGCGTGGCCGAACTCTTCGAGGCCCGCAAGCCGCGCGACGCCGCCGTCGTGACGGAGATCGACGGCGTGGTGCAGTTCATGGGCACCACGCGCGGGTTGCGGCGGCTCATGATCCAGGGTGACGGCGGCCAGGAGAAGGAGTACCTGATCCCGCACGGCAAGCACATCCGGACCTACGAGGGTGAGCGCGTGATCGCGGGTGACCGTCTGACCGAGGGTCCCATCAACCCCATGGACATCCTGGCGGTCAAGGGCGTCAAGGAGGTGCAGTCGTACCTCGTGAACGCCATCCAGGAGGTCTACCGCCTGCAGGGCGTGAAGATCAACGACAAGCACATCGAGGTCGTGGTCTCCCGCATGTTGCAGAAGGTGTTGATCAAGTCCTCCGGCGATACGGAGTACCTCGAGGACATGCAGGTGCCGCGCCAGGAGATCGAGGACGCCAACGCGGAGATCGTGCTCCGCAACAAGGAACTGCGCAAGAAGGGCGAGCCGCTGCTGGAACCGGCCACCTCCGAGCCGCTGCTGCTCGGCATCACCAAGGCCAGCCTGAGCACGGACAGCTTCATCAGCGCCGCGAGCTTCCAGGAGACCACCCGGGTGCTCACCGACGCCGCCACGCGCAGCAAGCGCGACGAGCTGCGCAGTCTCAAGGAGAACGTCATCATGGGCCACCTGATCTCCGCCGGCACGGGACTGAGCAAGTACAAGTCCCTGGCCGTGGAGGACCCGGACCTCGACAGCGAGGATATCCGGATCCAGGAAGCCTATGCGGCCATGGAACTGGCGGCGCAGCAGGCCGAATTGGCGGGCGAGGAAGCCGACGGAGAGGCTTCCGAGATCGCGGCGGGCTGA